One region of Armatimonadota bacterium genomic DNA includes:
- a CDS encoding cytochrome c peroxidase: MRIGVLLVILAVISMPAVCEIGQIYANGFLPAVPIPPDNPQTDAKIRLGAQLYFDARLSSDGTISCASCHRPDKAWADTTPVSEGVAHQKGMRNSPSIINTAYVIPQFWDGRALHLEKQAVGPVQNPIEMDLTKEEIEFRLNHIPGYVTQFEEVFGAKPTIDLLAKAIASFERTIVTGESPYDKYLAGDKSAMSKSAIRGMELFNGKGHCNVCHSGPAFSDSRFHNLGVGYVNGKFKDVGRYGVTNDPKDMGAFLTPKLRAVALTPPYMHDGSEPTLEAVIELYNKGGIPNPNLDPAMVPLGLTVQEKEDLIEFMKALTGPYPVMEQPALPNPNITAQQLREMWKGATK, encoded by the coding sequence ATGCGGATTGGTGTATTGCTTGTGATTTTGGCAGTAATTAGTATGCCAGCGGTGTGCGAGATAGGACAAATCTATGCAAATGGTTTTTTACCGGCAGTGCCAATTCCTCCAGACAATCCGCAGACGGATGCAAAGATTAGGCTTGGGGCTCAATTATATTTCGACGCAAGGCTCTCGTCGGATGGGACAATTAGCTGTGCGAGCTGCCACCGTCCGGACAAGGCTTGGGCGGATACTACTCCTGTTTCTGAGGGAGTGGCACATCAGAAGGGGATGCGAAATTCACCCTCAATTATAAACACAGCGTATGTTATCCCTCAATTTTGGGATGGGCGAGCATTGCATCTGGAAAAACAGGCCGTCGGGCCTGTTCAAAATCCAATCGAAATGGATCTTACCAAAGAAGAGATTGAGTTCCGGCTGAACCACATACCAGGTTATGTAACTCAATTTGAGGAAGTGTTTGGTGCCAAACCAACAATTGACTTGTTAGCAAAAGCCATTGCTTCGTTTGAGCGCACGATTGTCACAGGTGAGTCGCCATATGACAAGTACCTCGCCGGTGACAAATCGGCAATGAGCAAGTCTGCAATCCGAGGTATGGAGCTGTTTAATGGCAAGGGACATTGCAATGTTTGTCACAGCGGCCCAGCTTTCAGTGATTCACGTTTCCACAACCTTGGGGTCGGTTATGTAAACGGAAAGTTTAAGGATGTAGGTAGATACGGCGTCACAAACGATCCAAAGGATATGGGTGCGTTCCTTACGCCGAAGCTTAGGGCTGTTGCACTCACACCTCCCTATATGCACGACGGTTCGGAACCGACCCTGGAGGCTGTGATTGAGCTTTACAATAAGGGCGGAATACCGAATCCAAATCTCGACCCGGCAATGGTGCCGCTCGGTCTAACAGTGCAAGAGAAGGAAGATTTGATTGAGTTTATGAAAGCGCTTACTGGGCCTTACCCCGTAATGGAACAGCCTGCGCTACCAAATCCAAATATTACTGCACAGCAACTTAGGGAAATGTGGAAAGGGGCTACTAAATGA
- a CDS encoding glycoside hydrolase family 130 protein: MNIVRYTENPLITPEDVPPSRSDFEVVCVFNAGVAEYKDEIILLLRVAERAVGDENTVRVPILKCKDENTCIEILEFNRNDSKYDFSDPRVIRSSEQVFLTTISHLRIARSKDGKRFTVDAKPAIFPDRPSEVYGVEDPRITEIDGLYYIAYKSVSPTGICTSLAVTQDFEHFEKKGIIFCPENLDVCIFPEKIGGKYVALHRPVPRYIGTPNIWLAHSHDLLHWGDHRFLLGVQRGSWDSGRVGGGAIPIRTEHGWLEIYHAATENHYYCLGALLLDLDKPYKILAKSVEPIMRPEAPYETQGFMPNVVFTCGALARGDTLSIYYGAADTVVAGADVSISDILNSLQPV; the protein is encoded by the coding sequence ATGAATATTGTGCGTTATACAGAAAACCCATTAATCACACCTGAAGACGTGCCTCCATCGAGGTCTGATTTCGAAGTTGTATGCGTATTCAACGCGGGCGTGGCGGAGTATAAAGATGAGATAATACTTTTGCTGAGAGTCGCCGAGCGTGCAGTTGGAGACGAAAATACCGTCCGCGTGCCAATTTTGAAATGCAAGGACGAAAACACATGCATCGAGATTCTCGAGTTTAACCGCAACGATTCGAAATATGACTTCTCGGACCCCCGGGTCATACGCAGCTCAGAGCAAGTGTTTTTAACAACTATATCGCACCTTCGCATCGCAAGAAGCAAAGATGGCAAGCGCTTTACTGTGGATGCCAAGCCTGCAATTTTTCCAGATCGGCCTTCAGAAGTTTACGGTGTAGAAGACCCAAGAATTACAGAAATTGATGGTTTATACTACATTGCCTATAAAAGTGTCTCTCCAACAGGGATATGCACAAGCTTGGCGGTAACTCAAGACTTCGAACATTTCGAAAAGAAAGGCATAATATTCTGCCCTGAGAATTTAGACGTCTGTATCTTTCCAGAAAAAATTGGCGGCAAGTATGTTGCGCTTCACAGACCTGTGCCGCGATATATCGGCACACCAAATATTTGGCTTGCGCACTCACACGATCTTCTCCATTGGGGAGACCATCGCTTCCTTCTTGGCGTGCAGCGCGGCAGCTGGGACAGCGGACGCGTCGGCGGTGGAGCCATACCCATTCGAACAGAGCACGGTTGGCTAGAAATATATCATGCGGCAACCGAAAACCATTATTATTGCCTTGGAGCACTCCTCCTAGATCTTGACAAGCCGTATAAGATTCTTGCAAAAAGCGTCGAGCCCATCATGCGTCCGGAGGCGCCCTATGAAACACAAGGCTTCATGCCAAACGTGGTTTTCACATGTGGAGCACTAGCAAGGGGCGACACCTTAAGCATTTACTATGGCGCCGCCGATACCGTTGTTGCCGGTGCTGATGTGAGCATTAGCGATATACTCAATAGCCTTCAGCCGGTTTAA
- the lepB gene encoding signal peptidase I, with translation MACEYKPDVLRSSSYRLAYENNRTGNIRLITVVAMLGLVAIGWRMSPYRFGIVVGDSMTPSLKPNHPFLMEIRSYKHYPPAKGDVVVFEWNGEMCIKRVVGSPGETLWLLEYPKDKSPLHTRYVIPASELYQLQELYGKLPNVAKFKKVRVPQGCVYVVGDAQGLSLDSRYFGPVETEKIIGKVLLPTTRKIPSLIGREQLMAENSRT, from the coding sequence ATGGCCTGTGAGTACAAACCAGACGTCTTGCGGTCATCAAGCTATCGCCTGGCATATGAAAACAACAGAACGGGAAACATCCGGCTAATCACAGTAGTTGCCATGCTCGGATTGGTAGCAATTGGATGGCGCATGTCGCCTTACCGGTTTGGTATTGTTGTTGGCGACTCGATGACGCCGTCACTCAAGCCTAACCATCCATTTCTTATGGAAATACGTTCCTATAAGCATTACCCGCCTGCAAAAGGCGACGTAGTTGTCTTCGAATGGAACGGGGAAATGTGCATCAAGCGCGTAGTTGGTAGCCCAGGCGAAACATTATGGCTCCTTGAATACCCCAAGGATAAAAGTCCGTTGCATACCAGGTATGTGATTCCAGCTTCGGAGCTGTACCAGCTTCAAGAACTTTATGGCAAGCTTCCAAATGTGGCAAAATTCAAGAAAGTGCGTGTACCGCAGGGATGCGTCTATGTTGTCGGAGATGCTCAGGGGCTTTCACTTGACAGCCGATACTTCGGTCCTGTTGAGACGGAAAAGATTATTGGCAAAGTGCTCCTGCCAACGACAAGAAAGATTCCTTCGCTAATTGGGCGCGAACAATTAATGGCAGAAAATTCACGCACGTAA
- a CDS encoding ArgE/DapE family deacylase: MDAKISSLIDQWSNNATNLLANLISFRSTVGNEGEVQRFLADYICELGFEPRLVPIHPGIEMDPDYTLVPNHKGYEGRANLVFTLPGKGKGKSIILNTHVDVVPGPDELFKPRIENGVIYGRGAVDAKGHVATIIQALVALRDAGVRLSGDVMVQFVIEEEAGGNGALSVILDGMRADGVVVMESTDFGVRPAGRGAVWFKLAIEGRSTHMGRWRDGVNAIEKMMDAIRVLQKYEQKLVAESGGDPLFPDTAANVKVNIGTIQGGEWPSMVAGNCVIEGGVGFLPNKRLADIKAEVKAALEAGVDDWTRNHYTLEFTRLHNEAYRMPPDHPLAQELYQSAISLGAKSDITGMTASCDARLFWHRGGMPTVVFGPGKFPYAHALDEQISIDDIALGAKILADFLIRWCGT; this comes from the coding sequence ATGGATGCGAAAATATCCTCTTTAATTGACCAATGGTCGAATAATGCAACAAACCTTCTTGCCAATCTCATTTCCTTCCGAAGTACAGTTGGCAATGAGGGCGAGGTTCAGAGGTTCCTTGCTGATTATATTTGCGAACTTGGTTTCGAGCCCCGCCTTGTCCCAATACATCCAGGCATTGAGATGGACCCCGATTATACGCTCGTGCCAAATCACAAGGGTTACGAAGGCCGCGCAAATCTCGTTTTCACACTTCCCGGCAAAGGCAAGGGGAAAAGTATTATCTTAAACACTCATGTGGACGTGGTCCCTGGGCCGGACGAGCTTTTTAAACCACGAATTGAGAATGGCGTTATTTATGGACGCGGCGCTGTTGACGCAAAGGGCCACGTAGCTACAATCATTCAGGCACTAGTAGCTCTAAGAGATGCCGGTGTAAGGCTTAGCGGCGATGTGATGGTCCAGTTTGTAATCGAGGAAGAGGCAGGTGGCAATGGCGCACTTTCGGTAATTCTTGACGGCATGAGGGCTGATGGCGTGGTCGTAATGGAATCAACCGACTTCGGCGTAAGGCCAGCTGGACGCGGAGCAGTATGGTTCAAGCTTGCAATCGAAGGCAGATCCACTCATATGGGACGTTGGCGCGACGGCGTAAATGCGATTGAGAAAATGATGGATGCGATTCGCGTGCTCCAAAAATACGAACAAAAGCTTGTGGCTGAATCCGGGGGCGATCCTTTGTTTCCCGATACAGCGGCAAATGTCAAAGTAAATATCGGCACAATCCAGGGTGGCGAGTGGCCTTCTATGGTGGCAGGCAATTGTGTGATAGAAGGCGGTGTCGGTTTCCTGCCTAATAAACGATTAGCAGATATCAAGGCGGAGGTCAAAGCTGCGCTCGAAGCAGGCGTTGATGATTGGACTCGCAACCACTATACCCTTGAGTTCACGCGCCTTCATAACGAGGCTTACCGCATGCCACCAGACCACCCGCTGGCGCAGGAGCTTTACCAATCAGCAATTTCATTGGGCGCAAAGTCCGATATTACAGGAATGACGGCATCGTGCGATGCGCGCCTTTTCTGGCATAGAGGTGGTATGCCCACGGTTGTATTCGGCCCAGGAAAATTTCCTTACGCTCATGCGCTCGACGAACAAATCTCAATAGATGACATAGCGCTTGGTGCGAAAATTCTGGCAGATTTTCTTATTCGATGGTGCGGAACTTAG
- a CDS encoding Gfo/Idh/MocA family oxidoreductase: MAVKIAVVGAGKFGEVHLKIFKQLEMDGVAELKGFSTIKQEEIDRNEPIYGVKGYLDYKEMLEKEDLDAITVVTPDFLHREITVYAANCGKHVLCEKPLDVTVEGCNEMIEAARKNNVILQVDFHKRYDPDHMAVEAGVRAGKLGDILYGHCYMEDRIEVPVDWFPHWAPHGSPLWFLGSHFIDLMRWIIKSDGESVWAKGSKKKLLGEFGIDMYDSVSALVAFKNGAAVSFDVSWILPRKFEAIVNQGMRIVGTKGVWEVDSQDRGDRSCFEDEGMRTWNNNFMREEIDKQGRIIYRGYGVESIADFVYNVQFLKNGGALEQLAGKYPSGEDGREVTRICAGIAKSLETGEVVKL, encoded by the coding sequence ATGGCAGTAAAGATTGCAGTAGTGGGGGCAGGAAAGTTTGGCGAGGTCCATTTAAAAATCTTTAAACAGCTGGAAATGGATGGCGTCGCTGAGCTGAAGGGTTTTTCCACTATCAAGCAGGAGGAGATTGACCGTAACGAGCCAATCTATGGAGTCAAAGGCTATCTCGATTATAAAGAGATGCTAGAGAAGGAGGACCTTGACGCAATTACTGTGGTGACTCCCGACTTCCTTCATCGCGAAATTACCGTGTACGCCGCGAATTGCGGCAAGCACGTTCTATGTGAAAAGCCGCTCGACGTCACAGTTGAGGGCTGTAACGAAATGATTGAAGCGGCAAGGAAGAACAACGTAATTCTGCAGGTGGATTTTCATAAGCGATATGATCCCGACCATATGGCGGTCGAGGCGGGTGTTCGTGCGGGGAAGCTGGGGGACATCCTATATGGCCATTGCTATATGGAAGACCGAATTGAGGTGCCAGTTGATTGGTTCCCACATTGGGCGCCACATGGTTCACCGCTTTGGTTTCTAGGCAGTCACTTTATAGACCTGATGAGGTGGATTATAAAGTCTGATGGTGAATCTGTTTGGGCAAAAGGTAGCAAGAAAAAGCTCCTTGGCGAGTTTGGCATAGATATGTATGATTCGGTGAGTGCACTTGTGGCATTCAAGAATGGCGCAGCTGTTTCGTTTGATGTGTCTTGGATACTTCCTCGAAAATTTGAGGCAATTGTGAATCAAGGCATGAGAATAGTTGGCACGAAAGGTGTGTGGGAGGTTGACAGCCAGGACCGCGGCGACAGGTCATGCTTCGAAGACGAAGGTATGCGCACCTGGAACAACAACTTCATGCGTGAGGAAATAGACAAGCAGGGGCGAATAATATATCGAGGCTATGGAGTTGAGAGTATCGCCGATTTTGTTTATAACGTGCAGTTTTTGAAAAATGGTGGCGCCCTTGAACAACTAGCTGGGAAGTATCCTTCAGGTGAAGATGGTCGCGAAGTAACCCGCATATGTGCGGGAATTGCAAAAAGCTTGGAGACCGGCGAGGTCGTCAAGTTGTAA
- a CDS encoding aspartate aminotransferase family protein, giving the protein MEVPCIKTELPGPKASKFIEMSRKYEPHSMSDQVPAVWRSAKGAVVEDVDGNLFIDFTSGVLVTNVGHCHPNHVQAIQEQAAELMNSYDFVNPWRAQLAAKLVEITSPNLDKAFILSTGAEATEAAIKVARRYTGKYEIIAFHGAFHGRTYMAMSVGGKQGVKRHFGPMVPGILHAPFCYCYRCVFEQTYPKCNYTCLRYLDHLLETESTGSVAALITESYQGGAGSIIPPGDYMQRLKKWCEERDILFILDEVQSSFGRTGKMFAYEHWGIEPNLLCLGKGIGSGVPISALVGESRILDVLEPGSMSSTNGGNPLCSRAALTAIQIIEEEGLAERAADLGQKMLNRLNEMKEKYEMVGDVRGMGLAVGVEVVKDKVSKAPDAEMTRRITQEAFKRGLILIAPIGFYGNVIRIAPPLVIPEDLMMKGLDILEAAISSI; this is encoded by the coding sequence ATGGAAGTACCATGCATTAAGACAGAACTACCAGGCCCAAAAGCCTCAAAATTTATTGAAATGTCAAGAAAGTACGAGCCACATTCGATGTCGGATCAAGTGCCTGCTGTGTGGCGAAGTGCTAAAGGCGCCGTTGTAGAGGATGTGGATGGCAACCTGTTCATTGATTTTACATCCGGCGTGCTTGTCACTAATGTGGGCCATTGCCATCCGAATCATGTCCAGGCAATCCAAGAGCAAGCTGCCGAATTGATGAACTCGTATGATTTTGTGAACCCTTGGCGGGCTCAGTTGGCTGCAAAGTTAGTGGAGATTACATCTCCGAATTTAGATAAAGCGTTCATCCTATCAACTGGCGCAGAGGCTACGGAAGCCGCAATCAAGGTCGCAAGAAGATACACAGGCAAATATGAGATCATCGCGTTCCATGGCGCATTCCATGGGCGAACATACATGGCGATGAGCGTTGGAGGAAAGCAGGGCGTAAAGCGGCACTTTGGACCAATGGTTCCCGGCATTCTGCATGCGCCGTTCTGTTATTGCTACCGATGTGTCTTCGAGCAAACATATCCAAAGTGCAATTATACGTGCCTGCGCTATCTCGACCACTTGCTGGAAACTGAGAGCACAGGTTCTGTGGCAGCGTTAATTACAGAATCCTATCAAGGCGGTGCGGGCTCGATTATCCCGCCGGGTGACTACATGCAGAGGCTAAAGAAGTGGTGCGAAGAACGTGATATTCTCTTCATATTAGATGAGGTTCAATCATCGTTTGGACGCACAGGGAAGATGTTTGCCTATGAGCATTGGGGTATTGAGCCTAACCTCTTATGTCTAGGCAAGGGCATTGGAAGCGGAGTGCCAATTTCGGCGCTGGTCGGTGAATCTCGGATACTCGATGTTTTGGAACCAGGAAGCATGTCGAGCACCAACGGCGGAAATCCTTTATGTTCGAGGGCTGCTTTGACGGCGATTCAGATTATAGAAGAAGAAGGACTTGCGGAGAGAGCGGCAGATCTTGGACAAAAGATGCTCAATCGCCTAAATGAAATGAAGGAAAAATATGAAATGGTAGGCGACGTCCGAGGAATGGGTTTAGCTGTCGGCGTTGAGGTAGTAAAGGACAAAGTGAGCAAAGCTCCAGATGCCGAGATGACTCGCCGAATCACCCAGGAAGCATTCAAGCGGGGGTTAATCCTAATAGCCCCGATTGGTTTCTATGGCAACGTCATTCGCATCGCTCCACCGCTTGTCATACCTGAAGACTTGATGATGAAAGGGTTGGATATTTTAGAAGCGGCTATAAGCAGCATTTAA
- a CDS encoding uroporphyrinogen decarboxylase family protein: protein MPVPNLQKRLEKLDSLIDINHIRQSERLLEDTFSYKAVDRLPILNPDYVPGWETYPYSEAFYDMEKMLINELAGVWQGANLRDDRMYTIRANYGVGTVASLFGCKISLTMNNMPWCEPLSETELMKALDRGVPDLSSGLGTRVFETEQFYLDTLSQYPNLSKAVHVFICDTQGPFDTAHLIMGHRIYTEIYDNPDLVHRLLDVVTETYIAFTKAQKEIIGECNDWSYHSQMKVRGGIRICEDAPTNISSSAYLEFCRPYNERCLAEFNGGWIHYCGKGYQIFPHVISTPGLCGVNFGNPEVQDLQYIYSEASKRGIGIISWSGRFTSEDEKVIKTGISLVKSAERRSPEAALY, encoded by the coding sequence ATGCCTGTACCCAATTTGCAAAAACGACTGGAAAAGTTGGACTCGCTGATAGATATTAATCATATCAGGCAGTCAGAGCGGTTGCTTGAGGATACATTCTCATACAAGGCGGTTGACAGGCTGCCGATACTGAATCCAGATTATGTCCCGGGCTGGGAGACATATCCATATTCCGAGGCGTTTTATGATATGGAGAAGATGCTCATAAATGAGCTCGCTGGTGTATGGCAAGGTGCAAACCTCAGGGATGATAGAATGTATACCATTCGTGCGAACTATGGTGTCGGAACAGTTGCTTCATTATTCGGTTGCAAAATATCCCTTACGATGAACAATATGCCTTGGTGCGAGCCTCTTTCTGAGACGGAATTAATGAAAGCGCTTGATAGGGGTGTTCCTGACCTTTCATCAGGTCTCGGAACAAGGGTTTTTGAGACTGAGCAGTTCTATCTGGACACTCTTTCTCAATACCCAAACTTGAGCAAAGCGGTGCATGTGTTTATCTGCGATACACAAGGGCCGTTTGATACCGCACATCTCATCATGGGGCACCGAATTTATACCGAGATATATGATAACCCAGATTTGGTTCACCGCTTGCTTGATGTCGTTACCGAAACTTATATTGCTTTTACAAAGGCTCAAAAAGAAATAATTGGCGAGTGCAATGACTGGAGTTACCACTCGCAAATGAAAGTAAGAGGCGGCATACGAATATGTGAGGATGCTCCGACGAACATTTCGTCGTCCGCATACCTGGAGTTCTGCCGGCCTTACAACGAGCGCTGTCTTGCAGAGTTTAACGGTGGCTGGATTCATTACTGTGGAAAGGGCTATCAGATATTCCCGCATGTGATTTCCACCCCAGGTCTTTGTGGCGTGAACTTTGGCAATCCAGAGGTTCAAGACCTGCAGTATATTTATTCGGAAGCCAGCAAAAGGGGAATTGGCATTATAAGCTGGAGTGGGCGATTTACATCAGAGGATGAAAAAGTCATCAAGACAGGTATTAGCCTTGTCAAAAGTGCTGAGCGTAGGTCGCCTGAGGCAGCACTTTACTAG
- a CDS encoding carbohydrate ABC transporter permease: MGIKRGGSQNKLKKILILIPVEVILIAYAIIVVYPMIWLISVSLKTSYEIFTNPWLPTLKPQWQNFIDAWQRAEIGRCFFNSVIVTSISMFFILLIGSIAAYALARFVFRGREIVHTAFISGMMFPVFLGIVPLYLLLSRLNMLDNYFGLITAYVAFSLSFTIFVLTGFFKTLPYELAEAGLIDGCSHFSVFWRIMLPLAKPGLITAGIFNFFGIWNEYPLALVIISSNELRTLPLGIANLLMVEHYETNWGVLFAGLVIVMIPTLIVYLFFQRQITEGLTAGALKG, encoded by the coding sequence ATGGGAATTAAGCGTGGTGGGAGTCAGAATAAGCTAAAAAAGATTCTGATTCTGATACCTGTTGAGGTGATTCTTATTGCATATGCCATTATCGTTGTCTACCCAATGATTTGGCTTATCTCTGTTTCGCTGAAGACTTCTTATGAAATTTTTACAAATCCTTGGCTACCAACTCTAAAACCCCAGTGGCAAAACTTTATTGATGCTTGGCAAAGAGCCGAGATTGGGCGGTGTTTCTTTAATAGCGTAATCGTCACCTCAATTTCTATGTTTTTTATCCTGCTTATTGGTTCGATAGCGGCCTATGCCCTTGCCCGCTTTGTCTTTCGAGGGCGAGAGATAGTACATACTGCCTTTATTAGCGGAATGATGTTTCCTGTGTTTCTCGGCATTGTTCCGCTCTACCTCCTACTTAGCCGGTTAAATATGCTCGACAATTATTTTGGATTAATAACCGCTTATGTTGCTTTCTCGTTATCCTTCACCATATTCGTCCTTACTGGTTTCTTTAAAACGCTGCCTTACGAACTTGCAGAAGCCGGCCTAATAGACGGATGCTCGCATTTTTCGGTCTTCTGGCGGATTATGCTTCCCCTTGCCAAACCAGGGCTGATTACGGCTGGAATCTTTAATTTCTTTGGCATTTGGAATGAATATCCGCTAGCACTTGTCATTATAAGCAGCAACGAACTCCGAACTCTGCCTCTTGGAATTGCCAATCTCCTGATGGTTGAACACTATGAGACAAATTGGGGGGTGCTCTTTGCGGGTTTAGTAATCGTAATGATCCCCACACTCATTGTATATCTCTTCTTCCAGCGTCAAATTACCGAAGGCCTCACCGCGGGTGCGTTGAAGGGATAA
- a CDS encoding sugar ABC transporter permease gives MRKRDQQLTIIAFLAPAVILYAIFFLFPMAQAFYIALFRWRGLSTNKEFVGLQNFRTLLLEDPIFWKALSHNLVFLGISLPVVLIVGLFVSYALSRKVWGASMYRAVYLFPNMISVVAVAVLWSFVYNMQFGLLNSFLKAIGLERYATGWLGEPSTALPAVVVVSIWYSLGFYIVLFLAGMQSIPTSFYEAAAIDGATHWQSFRHVTIPLLWEILKLGVIYLVIHTLNIFGLVYVITCGQCGPNYHTETMLTYLYRLAFTESNYGYATALGVVAFLLILGFALISLRLMKREAVEF, from the coding sequence ATGCGCAAGCGAGACCAACAACTAACGATTATAGCTTTTCTGGCGCCAGCTGTAATCCTATATGCCATTTTCTTTCTCTTTCCCATGGCGCAGGCATTCTATATTGCGCTTTTCCGCTGGCGAGGGCTCTCGACAAACAAAGAGTTCGTTGGGCTGCAGAATTTCCGCACCCTCCTTCTGGAAGATCCAATTTTCTGGAAGGCGCTCAGCCACAACCTAGTATTTTTGGGCATATCGCTCCCCGTAGTTTTAATTGTGGGGCTATTCGTCTCCTATGCCCTGAGCCGCAAGGTATGGGGCGCAAGTATGTACCGAGCCGTGTACCTCTTTCCAAACATGATCTCGGTCGTTGCAGTAGCCGTCCTGTGGTCGTTCGTCTATAATATGCAGTTTGGACTCCTCAACAGCTTCCTAAAAGCAATCGGCCTCGAAAGATATGCAACCGGATGGTTAGGCGAACCCTCAACTGCACTGCCTGCGGTAGTCGTAGTAAGCATTTGGTACAGTCTTGGCTTTTATATCGTGCTCTTCCTGGCTGGAATGCAAAGCATACCTACGTCTTTTTATGAGGCAGCTGCAATAGACGGTGCAACCCACTGGCAGTCATTTCGCCACGTCACAATACCACTGCTCTGGGAAATCTTAAAGCTAGGGGTTATTTACCTTGTCATACATACACTAAATATCTTTGGATTAGTCTACGTTATCACATGTGGTCAGTGTGGCCCGAATTACCACACCGAAACGATGTTGACTTATCTTTATCGGTTAGCATTTACTGAAAGTAATTATGGATATGCTACAGCTTTGGGTGTTGTAGCTTTCTTGTTGATACTCGGTTTCGCACTCATATCACTTCGCCTAATGAAGCGAGAGGCAGTGGAGTTTTAG
- a CDS encoding extracellular solute-binding protein produces the protein MRRTLYILAFVVLISLVIGGCGKKQAKEEGKIVIEVASFQGGFGLDFFEYAAREYEKLHPNVKIKVWGNPRIWEQLRPRFVKGNPPDLTWPGWGMDVWGLVAEGKVLEMDKYLETKAYGQNVKWKDTFYPDLLEKGKYNGHYYIIPYNLNITGWWYNVNMFKKHGWTPPKTYDELLVLCEKIKKAGIAPLTYQGKYQAYTLRGFLIPWAISIGGLQAYKDAQNLKPGAWNSPAFLKAAEMIAELRDRGYFQKGAMGMSHTEAQMEFILGRAAMIPCGTWLGSEMKNQIPPGFKMDFINPPVVKGGKGDPSIVSAGPESWIIPKEGKHHDIAADFFKFMSSIDMAKKFIVQKNTLMSIKGAAEQVKLPPDLVSAAKCMREAKATWDMDFEQWYPSMKAATESAMGALLSGEMTPKQCVDAMEAAAEKVRKDKSIPKHKI, from the coding sequence ATGAGGAGAACGCTTTACATCCTAGCATTTGTGGTTTTAATTTCCCTTGTGATTGGGGGCTGCGGCAAAAAACAAGCCAAAGAGGAAGGCAAGATTGTAATCGAAGTTGCTTCATTTCAAGGTGGCTTTGGGCTCGACTTTTTTGAGTATGCCGCTCGCGAATACGAAAAACTTCATCCAAATGTAAAAATTAAGGTGTGGGGTAACCCGAGAATTTGGGAACAACTTCGGCCAAGGTTTGTAAAGGGCAACCCACCCGACCTAACATGGCCCGGCTGGGGAATGGACGTATGGGGTCTCGTGGCAGAAGGCAAAGTCCTGGAAATGGACAAGTATTTGGAAACGAAGGCATACGGCCAGAACGTCAAGTGGAAGGACACATTTTACCCTGACTTACTTGAAAAAGGAAAGTACAACGGGCATTATTATATCATTCCCTATAACTTAAATATCACCGGTTGGTGGTATAACGTCAACATGTTTAAGAAACATGGTTGGACTCCGCCCAAGACATACGATGAACTACTTGTTCTCTGCGAAAAGATAAAGAAAGCAGGAATTGCGCCTCTTACTTATCAAGGCAAATATCAAGCCTACACACTTAGAGGCTTCCTTATTCCGTGGGCAATTAGCATCGGCGGACTTCAAGCTTACAAAGACGCACAAAACCTAAAGCCTGGAGCGTGGAACAGCCCAGCATTCCTCAAAGCCGCCGAAATGATAGCGGAGCTTCGCGACAGAGGTTACTTCCAAAAAGGCGCAATGGGAATGAGCCACACAGAAGCGCAAATGGAATTCATCCTCGGTCGAGCCGCTATGATTCCTTGCGGCACATGGTTAGGTTCGGAAATGAAGAACCAAATCCCCCCTGGTTTCAAAATGGACTTCATCAACCCGCCGGTTGTAAAGGGAGGCAAAGGGGATCCCTCTATTGTCTCTGCGGGACCAGAAAGCTGGATAATTCCGAAGGAAGGCAAGCATCACGACATTGCAGCTGACTTCTTCAAATTTATGAGCTCAATAGATATGGCAAAGAAGTTCATCGTTCAAAAGAACACGCTAATGTCCATCAAAGGGGCCGCTGAGCAGGTTAAATTGCCTCCTGATCTTGTGTCGGCTGCAAAATGCATGCGCGAGGCTAAGGCAACGTGGGACATGGACTTTGAGCAATGGTACCCATCAATGAAGGCGGCCACCGAGAGCGCGATGGGTGCACTCCTTAGCGGCGAAATGACGCCAAAACAATGCGTGGATGCCATGGAAGCAGCAGCCGAAAAGGTACGGAAAGACAAATCGATACCAAAACATAAAATTTGA